One genomic window of Enoplosus armatus isolate fEnoArm2 chromosome 19, fEnoArm2.hap1, whole genome shotgun sequence includes the following:
- the lbr gene encoding delta(14)-sterol reductase LBR, with protein MKMPTVKYQRGDMVMGRWPGSSLYYEVKVLGFDAKSQLYTVIYKDGTELELKEQDIKSASGFQTRSRSRSRSRSPGRRRSRSRSPARTTRRSSSRTAAALAAAALTESAPSSRRDANPKDVLEVRLTPLQPTKAAENNSNNKYEKKEEKQKEENNTANKVNEKSEAKAEAEPEKNQGRYNLRRRKDEGDARPVEAQPEQQEKDAKLAAAPAASPATPLDFGGKLGAYFWLLFLPAWVLFLVLQVNVDDPSLVNFPPPLPPLEAFWDAQALGFVVLWILFQALLYILPVGKWSEGMPLRSGERLRYRTNGFFAIVVSSVAVAAAVHQGLDLTYIHSHFLQLATASFLISVLLSVYLYVRSLYAAPEQLALGGNSGNLAYDFFKGHELNPRIKDFDLKFFCEMRPGLIGWCLINFAMALAEMKLQNLDAPSHSMILVNLFQLLYVVDGLWNEEAILTTMDLMHDGFGFMLAFGDLVWVPFTYTLQAYYLVSHPNPLSLPALAAILTLKLVGFYIFRKSNSEKNAFRRNPSDPQLSYLESIPTATGKSLLVSGWWGVVRHPNYLGDLLMALAWSLPCGFSHLLPWYYMIYFIILLVHRDSRDMSECRRKYGSAWDEYCRTVRYRIIPSVY; from the exons ATGAAGATGCCTACTGTGAAGTATCAGCGAGGGGACATGGTGATGGGCCGCTGGCCCGGCAGCAGCCTGTATTATGAGGTGAAGGTGCTGGGCTTTGATGCCAAAAGTCAGCTTTACACCGTCATCTACAAGGATGGTACTGAGCTGGAGCTCAAGGAGCAAGACATCAAG AGTGCTTCCGGTTTCCAGACCCGCTCCCGCTCCCGCTCTCGTTCTCGATCCCCAGGCCGCCGCCGCAGCCGCTCCCGCTCCCCAGCAAGGACCACGCGGCGCTCGTCCTCCCGCACCGCGGCGGCCCTCGCGGCTGCAGCTTTGACCGAGAGCGCACCGTCCTCCCGCAGAGACGCGAACCCGAAGGATGTGCTAGAAGTCCGGCTCACTCCCCTG CAACCGACAAAGGCAGCCGAGAACAATAGCAACAATAagtatgaaaagaaagaggagaaacaaaaagaggagaatAACACTGCTAACAAAGTGAATGAG AAGTCCGAGGCGAAGGCAGAGGCAGAGCCTGAGAAGAACCAAGGCCGTTACAATCTGCGCCGCAGGAAGGACGAAGGAGACGCCAGACCAGTTGAGGCCCAaccagagcagcaggagaaggaTGCCAAGCTGGCTGCCGCTCCTGCTGCCTCCCCCGCCACCCCACTTGACTTTGGAGGGAAGCTAG GAGCATACTTCTGGCTGCTCTTCCTGCCAGCCTGGGTTCTCTTCCTGGTGCTCCAAGTCAACGTGGACGACCCCAGCCTGGTCAacttccctcctcccctgcccCCTCTTGAAGCCTTCTGGGACGCCCAGGCTCTTGGCTTTGTGGTCCTCTGGATCTTATTCCAGGCCCTGCTCTACATCCTGCCTGTTGGAAAG tGGAGCGAGGGCATGCCACTGAGGTCTGGGGAGAGGCTGCGGTACAGAACCAATG GTTTCTTCGCCATCGTGGTGAGTTCTGTAGCCGTAGCAGCAGCGGTGCACCAGGGTCTTGACCTCACCTACATCCACAGCCACTTCCTGCAGCTGGCCACGGCCTCCTTCCTCATCTCGGTCCTGCTCAGCGTCTACCTGTACGTCCGCTCTCTCTACGCCGCCCCAGAGCAGCTGGCGCTGGGGGGGAACTCTG GCAACTTGGCTTATGACTTTTTCAAAGGGCATGAGCTCAATCCCCGCATCAAAGACTTTGATCTGAAATTCTTCTGCGAGATGCGCCCTGGTCTGATTGGCTGG TGTTTGATCAACTTTGCGATGGCGCTGGCTGAGATGAAGCTGCAGAATCTGGATGCTCCGTCTCACTCCATGATCCTCGTGAACCTCTTCCAGCTTCTCTACGTGGTGGACGGCCTCTGGAATGAG GAGGCCATCCTGACCACCATGGACCTGATGCATGATGGCTTTGGCTTCATGCTGGCTTTTGGTGATCTGGTGTGGGTTCCCTTCACTTACACCCTGCAGGCCTATTACCTGGTCAGCCACCCCAACCCCCTGAGTCTCCCTGCCCTCGCAGCCATCCTCACACTCAAAC TCGTTGGCTTCTACATCTTCAGGAAATCCAACTCTGAGAAGAACGCCTTCAGGAGAAACCCATCAGACCCACAACTGTCTT ATCTGGAGTCTATCCCCACAGCTACAGGGAAGAGTCTGCTGGTGTCAGGCTGGTGGGGCGTGGTCCGCCACCCTAACTACCTGGGAGACCTTCTCATGGCTCTGGCCTGGTCCCTACCCTGTG GCTTCAGCCACCTCCTGCCATGGTACTACATGATCTACTTCATCATCCTGCTCGTGCACCGGGACTCCCGCGACATGAGCGAGTGCAGGAGGAAGTACGGCTCGGCGTGGGACGAGTACTGCCGAACTGTTCGCTACCGGATCATCCCCAGCGTCTACTGA